The Roseicyclus marinus genome has a segment encoding these proteins:
- the nusA gene encoding transcription termination factor NusA, which translates to MAITSANQLELLQTAEAVAREKMIDPSLVIEAMEESLARAAKSRYGAELDIRVAIDRKTGRARFTRVRTVVADDEVENEKAQLTVEQAKPWLADAKIGDTIIDEIPPVEMGRIAAQSAKQVILQKVREAERDRQYEEFKDRAGTIINGVVKREEYGNVIVDIGRGEGVLRRNEKIGREAYRNGDRIRCYVKDVRREPRGPQIFLSRTAPEFMAELFKMEVPEIYDGIIEIKAVARDPGSRAKIGVISYDSSIDPVGACVGMRGSRVQAVVNELQGEKIDIIPWNEDPATFLVNALQPAEVTKVVIDEDAERIEVVVPDEQLSLAIGRRGQNVRLASQLTGLDIDILTEEEESKRRQAEFEERTKLFVDTLDLDEFFAQLLVSEGFTSLEEVAYVDMDELLVIDGVDESTAEELQARARDYLEEQNKQALAKAKSLGMEEALLEFDGLTPQMLVALGEDGIKTLEDFATCADWELAGGWTTVDGARVKDTGLLEPFDVSLEEAQNMVMTARVKLGWVSIEELEAQAAAEAAEEGDEEDLDEEAEG; encoded by the coding sequence ATGGCCATCACGTCAGCCAACCAGCTGGAACTGTTGCAGACCGCCGAGGCCGTGGCCCGCGAAAAGATGATCGACCCGTCGCTGGTCATCGAAGCGATGGAAGAGAGCCTCGCGCGCGCCGCCAAGTCGCGCTACGGGGCCGAGCTCGACATCCGCGTCGCCATCGACCGCAAGACCGGCCGCGCGCGTTTCACCCGCGTGCGCACCGTCGTCGCCGATGACGAGGTCGAGAACGAAAAGGCGCAGCTGACCGTCGAACAGGCCAAGCCCTGGCTGGCCGATGCCAAGATCGGCGACACGATCATCGACGAGATCCCGCCGGTGGAAATGGGCCGGATCGCCGCGCAATCGGCCAAGCAGGTCATCTTGCAGAAGGTGCGCGAGGCCGAGCGCGACCGCCAGTACGAGGAATTCAAGGACCGCGCGGGCACCATCATCAACGGTGTCGTCAAGCGCGAGGAATACGGCAATGTCATCGTCGACATCGGCCGGGGCGAAGGCGTGTTGCGCCGCAACGAAAAGATCGGCCGCGAAGCCTATCGCAACGGCGACCGCATCCGCTGCTACGTCAAGGATGTGCGCCGCGAGCCGCGTGGGCCGCAGATCTTCCTGTCGCGCACGGCACCCGAATTCATGGCCGAATTGTTCAAGATGGAAGTGCCCGAGATCTACGACGGCATCATCGAGATCAAGGCCGTGGCCCGCGATCCCGGGTCGCGTGCCAAGATCGGCGTGATTTCCTATGACAGCTCCATCGACCCCGTTGGCGCCTGCGTCGGTATGCGCGGCAGCCGCGTTCAGGCCGTTGTGAACGAGCTTCAGGGCGAAAAGATCGACATCATTCCGTGGAATGAGGATCCCGCGACCTTCCTCGTGAACGCGCTGCAACCCGCCGAAGTGACCAAGGTCGTGATCGACGAGGATGCCGAGCGGATCGAGGTCGTCGTGCCCGACGAGCAGCTGTCACTGGCGATCGGTCGTCGCGGTCAGAACGTGCGTCTTGCCAGCCAGCTGACGGGTCTGGATATCGACATCCTCACCGAGGAAGAGGAATCCAAGCGCCGTCAGGCCGAGTTCGAGGAACGCACCAAGCTGTTCGTCGACACGCTGGATCTGGACGAATTCTTTGCCCAGCTCCTGGTCTCGGAAGGCTTCACCTCGCTCGAGGAAGTGGCCTATGTGGACATGGACGAGCTTTTGGTGATCGACGGCGTCGACGAAAGCACCGCCGAGGAATTGCAGGCCCGCGCCCGCGACTACCTCGAGGAGCAGAACAAGCAGGCGCTCGCAAAGGCCAAGAGCCTCGGGATGGAAGAGGCCTTGCTTGAATTCGACGGCCTGACCCCACAGATGCTGGTGGCGCTGGGTGAGGACGGCATCAAGACGCTGGAAGATTTCGCGACCTGCGCCGATTGGGAACTGGCCGGCGGCTGGACCACGGTGGACGGCGCGCGCGTCAAGGATACCGGTCTGCTCGAACCCTTCGACGTGAGCCTCGAGGAAGCGCAGAACATGGTCATGACCGCCCGCGTCAAGCTGGGCTGGGTGTCGATCGAAGAACTGGAGGCCCAGGCCGCGGCCGAAGCTGCGGAAGAGGGCGACGAAGAAGATCTCGACGAGGAGGCGGAGGGCTGA
- the rimP gene encoding ribosome maturation factor RimP, which produces MAEILTPVIEGMGFELVRIRLMGGQTKTLQIMAERPGGGIEVDECAEISTAVSAVLDVEDPLEDAYTLEVSSPGIDRPLTRLKDFETFEGYEARIETTEMIDGRRRFKGVLAGVEGEEVLLNIEEGTVGLHFDWLSDAKLVLTDELIKEMLRQRKAAGIIDETQFDDIEEESSDAEE; this is translated from the coding sequence ATGGCCGAAATCCTGACCCCCGTGATCGAGGGTATGGGGTTCGAGCTGGTGCGCATCCGGCTGATGGGCGGTCAGACCAAGACCTTGCAGATCATGGCCGAGCGCCCCGGCGGCGGGATCGAGGTGGATGAATGCGCCGAGATCTCCACCGCCGTCAGCGCGGTGCTGGATGTCGAGGACCCGCTCGAGGATGCCTATACGCTGGAAGTGTCGAGCCCCGGCATCGACCGCCCGCTGACCCGGCTCAAGGATTTCGAGACCTTCGAAGGCTACGAGGCCCGGATCGAGACGACCGAGATGATCGACGGGCGCCGCCGCTTCAAGGGCGTGCTGGCGGGCGTCGAGGGCGAAGAGGTTCTGTTGAACATCGAGGAAGGGACCGTGGGTCTGCATTTCGACTGGCTGTCGGATGCGAAACTGGTCCTGACCGACGAGTTGATCAAGGAGATGCTGCGGCAGAGGAAGGCCGCGGGCATCATCGACGAAACCCAGTTTGACGATATCGAGGAAGAATCCTCGGACGCTGAGGAGTAA